The proteins below are encoded in one region of Methanosarcina barkeri 3:
- a CDS encoding ABC transporter permease — MSTAVVTVNRGLFGGLNLRQKTLLVIGSTSLLLLAIVVSSVFLGEEPLQTNFGSKNLAPSLEHPFGTDWMGRDMFIRTLEGLGLSILVGGLASTISTLLTVILGLLSSAGKTADSFVSWLVDLFLSIPHLLLIVLISIGIGGGAAGVITGVALTHWPSLTRVVRAETKQLKTQEYIHISRNLGRSKWWIATRHILPHLVPQILLGTILMFPHAILHEASVTFLGFGLSPHEPAIGIILSESMRYLSAGYWWLAFFPGLSLLIVVLAFDMIGENLGKLINPKIAHE, encoded by the coding sequence ATGAGTACTGCTGTTGTGACAGTTAACAGGGGACTATTCGGAGGATTAAACCTCAGGCAGAAAACGCTTCTGGTAATAGGTTCCACTTCACTTTTATTGCTTGCAATTGTGGTTTCCAGCGTGTTTTTAGGTGAGGAACCGCTACAGACAAATTTCGGCTCTAAAAACCTTGCCCCTTCTCTGGAACATCCGTTCGGAACGGACTGGATGGGAAGAGACATGTTTATAAGGACTCTGGAAGGACTGGGTCTAAGTATATTGGTTGGAGGGCTCGCTTCCACAATTAGCACTCTATTGACCGTAATTCTGGGATTACTTTCAAGTGCGGGAAAAACTGCAGACTCCTTTGTGTCGTGGTTAGTAGACCTCTTTCTTTCAATTCCTCATCTGCTTTTAATAGTTCTTATTTCCATAGGAATCGGAGGGGGAGCAGCAGGAGTTATCACCGGAGTTGCATTAACGCATTGGCCGAGCTTAACAAGGGTCGTAAGAGCAGAAACCAAGCAGTTGAAAACCCAGGAATATATTCATATCTCCAGGAATCTTGGCAGGTCAAAATGGTGGATAGCTACAAGACACATTCTACCTCATCTGGTCCCCCAGATACTTTTGGGCACAATTTTAATGTTTCCACATGCGATTTTACACGAAGCTTCAGTCACATTCCTGGGATTCGGGCTTTCACCACATGAACCGGCAATCGGCATAATTCTTTCCGAATCTATGAGGTACCTTTCAGCAGGATACTGGTGGCTTGCGTTTTTCCCTGGATTATCCCTGTTAATTGTAGTCCTGGCATTTGATATGATTGGAGAAAACTTAGGAAAGTTGATAAATCCGAAAATTGCTCATGAATAA
- a CDS encoding C39 family peptidase, with the protein MKLLLQAFVNPYLIIREQDTLKQGLKQYCVPASAAMITAYYKGSSPSQSSIYKTMQGVAPHGIDNSRALLYYKSSNGLNKPNSFSSFDVRYFADIRNEIDNNRPLQSNTATHDRVCVGYQYNGLLTSYLRFNNLWTIGHSDWEAFGSESDRIYVK; encoded by the coding sequence TTGAAACTTCTTCTGCAGGCCTTTGTTAATCCATATCTCATCATTCGTGAGCAAGATACACTAAAACAAGGATTGAAACAATACTGTGTGCCAGCAAGTGCAGCAATGATTACTGCTTACTATAAAGGAAGTAGTCCTTCCCAAAGTTCTATATATAAAACAATGCAAGGAGTAGCTCCTCACGGAATTGATAACTCTCGTGCATTACTCTATTATAAATCAAGTAACGGATTAAATAAGCCTAATTCATTTTCCTCGTTTGATGTTAGGTATTTTGCTGATATTCGTAACGAAATTGACAATAATAGACCCTTGCAGAGTAATACTGCAACACATGATCGAGTTTGCGTTGGATACCAATATAATGGTCTTCTAACTTCTTATTTGCGTTTCAATAATCTGTGGACGATTGGTCATTCTGATTGGGAAGCATTTGGTTCTGAAAGTGATCGCATATATGTGAAGTGA
- a CDS encoding ABC transporter substrate-binding protein encodes MPSNEPANSASMMSDGSVSGGSDNLTSENSDESTSQGSDELVAAVGTHGGEPETGFNPITGWGYSREPLVQSTLLKKDSNGSLITDLATNYSVSDDGLTWTVKIRDDVKFHDGVPLTAKDVAFTFNTAANSSGVDLSVLKNAVALDNYTVEFKLDDPQATFIHKLVALGIVPEHAYNETYGEHPIGSGPYRFVEWDKGQQAIFEANPDYYGQKPYFKKITLLFMQSDTAFAAAKSGQVDLAEIPSSYANQKVDGMKMVSLSSIDARGITFPMQPDTGKKTENGYSIGNNVTSDPAIRKALNIGIDRQALIDGALNGQGEEEFTGVDKLPWGNKEAIFEDGKVDEAKKILADGGWKDADGDGILEKNGLKAEFTLLYPSSAQERQALAVALGEEAKKLGINIKVEGKSWDEIDTLAHSTPVVFGFGTLDPTDLYLKYYSKSYDPSNYNNIIMYNNSVVDDYLRTAITSTDQDTANKNWQLAAWDGTTGFSEKGDATWLWIATIDYLYIMDEDIDIGTPKIQPHGANIFGNILEWKRTGN; translated from the coding sequence ATGCCGAGTAATGAGCCAGCAAATTCGGCTTCCATGATGTCGGATGGATCGGTTTCCGGAGGTTCGGATAATTTAACTTCCGAAAACTCGGATGAATCGACTTCCCAGGGCTCGGATGAACTGGTGGCAGCCGTAGGAACTCATGGCGGAGAGCCGGAAACAGGTTTTAACCCAATTACCGGATGGGGTTATAGTCGTGAACCGCTGGTTCAAAGTACTCTTTTAAAAAAGGACAGTAATGGGTCTCTTATTACGGATTTGGCAACAAACTATTCTGTTAGTGACGATGGGTTGACCTGGACTGTTAAAATAAGGGACGATGTTAAATTCCATGACGGAGTGCCTTTAACGGCTAAAGATGTGGCATTTACATTTAATACTGCGGCAAATTCGAGTGGAGTCGACCTCTCAGTTTTGAAAAATGCGGTAGCACTTGATAACTACACGGTTGAATTCAAATTAGATGATCCGCAGGCGACTTTTATTCACAAGCTTGTAGCTCTCGGAATTGTACCTGAACATGCTTATAATGAGACTTACGGAGAACATCCGATCGGGTCGGGCCCATATCGATTTGTAGAATGGGATAAAGGCCAGCAGGCGATCTTTGAAGCAAATCCGGACTATTATGGTCAGAAGCCGTACTTCAAAAAAATAACTTTACTCTTTATGCAGTCCGACACGGCTTTTGCTGCTGCCAAATCAGGGCAAGTTGACCTGGCTGAAATTCCTTCTTCCTATGCTAATCAGAAAGTAGATGGAATGAAAATGGTATCTCTCAGTTCCATTGATGCTCGGGGAATAACTTTCCCAATGCAGCCTGATACGGGAAAGAAAACGGAAAATGGCTACTCAATCGGGAATAATGTAACCTCCGATCCTGCGATAAGAAAAGCCCTGAATATCGGAATAGACAGGCAGGCTTTAATCGATGGAGCGTTAAACGGGCAGGGTGAAGAGGAATTTACTGGAGTTGACAAACTGCCCTGGGGCAATAAAGAAGCTATATTCGAAGACGGAAAAGTAGACGAAGCAAAGAAGATTTTAGCGGACGGCGGCTGGAAAGATGCCGATGGTGACGGTATTCTTGAAAAGAATGGGTTGAAAGCGGAATTCACCTTACTGTATCCTTCAAGTGCCCAGGAAAGGCAAGCATTAGCCGTCGCATTGGGCGAGGAAGCTAAAAAACTGGGAATAAACATCAAAGTTGAAGGTAAGAGCTGGGATGAGATTGACACTCTGGCGCATTCAACTCCTGTAGTTTTCGGTTTTGGCACACTGGATCCAACTGACTTATACCTGAAATACTACAGCAAAAGCTACGACCCTTCAAACTACAACAATATAATAATGTACAACAATTCGGTCGTGGATGACTATCTAAGGACAGCCATAACCAGCACTGATCAGGACACTGCCAATAAAAACTGGCAGCTGGCTGCCTGGGATGGAACAACAGGATTTTCTGAAAAAGGAGATGCTACATGGCTCTGGATTGCAACTATTGATTACCTGTACATTATGGACGAGGACATAGATATCGGAACTCCCAAAATCCAGCCTCACGGTGCCAATATCTTCGGTAATATCCTGGAGTGGAAACGCACAGGAAACTAA
- a CDS encoding UPF0228 family protein, producing the protein MNKIKKGIAVVIVLLILVVIYVFIHLPMYQEPEVSGLIINFKNGTTEPEVKAILENCNMPVNYTIDYNTTSFQDDHYLVGKPIFCHIQFVDISGNSAIITEKDAIIIKNKLETNKKVWSVYFDYVKY; encoded by the coding sequence ATGAATAAAATCAAAAAGGGAATAGCTGTTGTTATTGTTCTTCTGATTCTTGTAGTAATTTATGTGTTTATTCATCTTCCCATGTATCAAGAACCAGAAGTAAGCGGTTTAATTATCAATTTTAAAAATGGAACTACTGAGCCGGAAGTTAAAGCCATTCTTGAAAATTGCAACATGCCTGTGAACTATACTATAGACTATAATACAACAAGTTTTCAAGATGATCACTATTTGGTGGGAAAGCCCATTTTTTGTCATATTCAGTTTGTCGATATATCCGGCAATAGTGCTATAATCACGGAGAAGGATGCAATTATAATAAAAAATAAGCTTGAAACGAATAAGAAAGTTTGGTCCGTATACTTTGATTATGTTAAATATTAA
- a CDS encoding plasmid pRiA4b ORF-3 family protein, which yields MKDTFKKIYQLKLSIKGISPKIWRRIQVPENYTFLDLHKAIQAVMDWEDYHLHEFEIQNPKTGELDKIGEADDDCETFCDPLVPENKAKLSKYFTPENKFALYRYDFGDNWEIKVRFEEVLPKKQGRKYPVCTAGKRATAPEDIGGILGYEEMLEILKDPEHEEYEQTVAWLGKNFDPEYFNPKDISF from the coding sequence ATGAAAGACACGTTTAAAAAGATATACCAATTAAAGCTTTCAATAAAAGGTATCAGCCCTAAAATCTGGCGACGGATCCAGGTGCCGGAAAATTATACTTTTCTGGACCTTCATAAAGCTATACAGGCCGTAATGGATTGGGAAGATTACCATTTGCATGAATTCGAAATACAAAACCCAAAAACCGGGGAGCTTGACAAAATAGGGGAAGCAGATGACGATTGTGAAACATTCTGTGACCCACTTGTGCCGGAAAATAAAGCCAAGCTCTCTAAATACTTCACTCCGGAAAATAAGTTTGCTCTTTACAGGTATGATTTCGGGGACAACTGGGAGATAAAAGTCCGGTTTGAGGAAGTCCTTCCGAAAAAACAAGGAAGGAAATATCCGGTCTGCACTGCAGGAAAAAGAGCAACAGCCCCTGAGGACATTGGAGGAATACTGGGCTATGAAGAGATGCTCGAGATCCTGAAAGACCCCGAACACGAGGAATACGAACAAACAGTAGCGTGGCTGGGGAAAAATTTCGACCCGGAGTATTTTAACCCAAAAGACATTTCTTTTTGA
- a CDS encoding ABC transporter substrate-binding protein yields the protein MGDPISLSSHVSDGSISGSSDKLVSEDSDEPASKGSDELVVNVNSHTGEPETGFDPLLGWGCGHVNFEPLIQSTLFKSADNGSIINDLATNYSVSSDGDTWTVHIRDDVRFTDGKNLTAEDVAFTFNTAIGSNSELDMSNLEKATAVNNTAVEFKLKEPQSSFIWRLRYVGIVPEHAYKKETYGTNPIGSGPYKLVEWDKGQQAILELNENYYGKKPYFKKITMLFLDKDTAFAAVKSGDVDIAEIEISHANQTVDGYKLVDLPAARAQGLSFPMQYNTGKKSLQGDPIGNNVTADITIRKALNIGIDRKALLDGVIYGKGAVEYTGVDQRDFGNPEAKINDSNPEEAQKILENAGWKDTDGDGIREKNGTEAEFKLYYSATDQTRQALSVAVSEQAKQLGIKIDLVGASWDEIYANQYSSAVLYAYSSIDTFNLYQQYHSKEADDTYRNPGLYNNSIVDGYLETALRSTDQDQATKYWKLAAYDGSTGFGPAGDATWLWLVTIDYLYMADETLDIGTPQRNAGADVLGNIYEWKRVDTANSTSK from the coding sequence ATGGGCGATCCGATTAGCTTGTCATCCCATGTTTCTGATGGATCGATTTCAGGGAGCTCGGATAAACTCGTTTCCGAGGACTCGGATGAACCAGCTTCTAAAGGCTCTGATGAACTTGTGGTGAATGTAAATTCGCATACCGGTGAGCCCGAAACAGGATTTGACCCTCTTCTAGGATGGGGGTGCGGGCATGTGAATTTTGAGCCACTTATACAGAGCACTCTTTTTAAGTCAGCTGACAATGGAAGCATAATAAACGATCTTGCTACGAATTACTCTGTCAGTTCGGATGGTGATACCTGGACTGTGCATATTAGAGATGATGTCAGGTTCACGGACGGTAAAAACTTAACCGCAGAAGATGTGGCATTTACGTTTAATACCGCAATTGGAAGCAACTCCGAACTGGATATGAGTAATCTCGAAAAAGCCACTGCAGTAAACAACACTGCAGTTGAATTCAAACTGAAAGAGCCTCAGTCCAGTTTCATATGGAGACTCAGATACGTTGGGATTGTGCCGGAACATGCATATAAAAAAGAAACCTACGGAACCAATCCGATAGGATCCGGGCCTTATAAACTTGTAGAGTGGGACAAGGGGCAGCAGGCAATCTTGGAATTAAATGAAAATTACTATGGAAAAAAGCCATATTTCAAAAAAATAACCATGCTGTTTTTGGATAAAGATACTGCGTTTGCAGCAGTAAAATCCGGGGATGTGGACATAGCTGAAATTGAGATTAGCCATGCAAATCAGACTGTAGATGGGTATAAGTTAGTAGATCTTCCGGCAGCAAGGGCTCAGGGACTATCCTTCCCTATGCAGTATAACACAGGCAAAAAAAGCCTTCAGGGAGACCCAATCGGCAATAATGTCACAGCAGACATAACAATTCGAAAAGCCTTAAACATTGGTATCGACAGAAAAGCCCTGCTTGACGGAGTCATATACGGAAAAGGAGCCGTAGAATATACCGGAGTAGACCAGCGGGATTTCGGGAACCCTGAAGCGAAAATTAACGATTCAAATCCCGAGGAAGCCCAAAAAATACTGGAAAACGCAGGCTGGAAAGACACCGACGGTGATGGAATTCGGGAAAAGAACGGAACTGAAGCCGAATTTAAGTTATACTACTCTGCTACTGACCAGACAAGGCAAGCTCTATCAGTAGCTGTAAGCGAACAGGCTAAACAATTAGGAATAAAAATAGACCTTGTAGGAGCAAGTTGGGACGAAATCTACGCTAACCAGTATAGTTCAGCTGTATTATACGCTTACAGCAGTATAGATACCTTTAATCTCTACCAGCAGTACCACAGCAAAGAGGCTGATGATACCTACAGGAACCCTGGCCTTTATAATAATTCTATTGTAGACGGATATCTGGAAACAGCTCTGAGGTCCACAGATCAGGACCAGGCTACAAAATACTGGAAGTTAGCTGCATATGACGGAAGTACCGGTTTTGGGCCAGCAGGAGATGCTACCTGGTTATGGCTGGTAACAATTGATTACCTCTACATGGCAGATGAAACCCTGGATATTGGTACTCCGCAAAGAAACGCAGGAGCAGATGTTTTAGGAAATATCTATGAGTGGAAAAGAGTAGACACAGCAAACTCGACTTCCAAGTGA
- a CDS encoding ABC transporter permease translates to MSNNEKIASFIGKKALRLTSLLIIVCFASFMLIQYSPIDPVRAYIGEMPVTAEHKAKLEAYWGVNTPPQEKFLNWAGDILKGDFGTSLIYRTPVIDVIEERFTASLILMGISWLLSGILGFALGIIAGANQGTWVDKAIKTYCYALAAAPTFWLALLLLIVFSVYLGWFPIGLSVPIGVTADNVTFFDWLKRLILPAITLSLLDIAKITMFTREKLIEVLSSDYVLFAKARGEKGLDLILRHGVRNVALPAITLQFLGFSELFGGTVLVEQVFSYPGIGQTAVSAGLKSDVPLLLGIVIFSTLFVFFGNLIADIIYEFIDPRIKQQEALV, encoded by the coding sequence GTGTCAAACAATGAAAAAATAGCGAGTTTCATCGGAAAAAAGGCACTCAGGTTGACAAGCCTTTTGATTATAGTTTGTTTTGCAAGTTTCATGCTTATCCAGTATTCGCCTATAGATCCCGTTAGAGCCTATATTGGGGAGATGCCAGTAACCGCAGAGCACAAAGCTAAACTTGAAGCGTACTGGGGGGTTAACACTCCTCCACAGGAAAAATTCCTCAACTGGGCCGGAGATATTCTTAAAGGAGACTTTGGGACTTCTCTAATTTATAGAACTCCAGTTATTGACGTCATTGAAGAACGATTTACAGCTTCTCTAATCCTGATGGGGATTTCCTGGCTGCTTTCAGGAATTCTGGGGTTTGCTTTAGGAATTATAGCGGGCGCGAATCAAGGTACGTGGGTTGATAAGGCAATAAAAACTTATTGTTATGCTCTGGCTGCTGCACCTACGTTCTGGCTAGCACTGCTGCTTTTGATAGTGTTTTCGGTATATCTGGGCTGGTTCCCAATAGGATTAAGTGTACCTATAGGGGTTACAGCCGACAATGTGACGTTTTTTGATTGGCTTAAGCGTTTAATTCTCCCTGCGATAACTTTGAGTTTATTAGACATTGCCAAAATTACAATGTTCACTCGAGAAAAATTAATCGAAGTTCTATCCAGTGATTATGTCTTATTTGCAAAAGCAAGAGGTGAAAAAGGGCTGGATCTGATTTTGAGGCATGGAGTTCGAAACGTTGCACTTCCGGCCATTACTCTGCAGTTTTTAGGGTTCAGTGAATTGTTCGGAGGCACAGTCCTTGTTGAACAGGTATTCTCGTATCCCGGAATCGGACAGACTGCAGTATCAGCAGGATTGAAATCCGATGTACCGCTGCTTTTGGGAATAGTCATCTTCAGTACTTTATTTGTTTTCTTTGGAAACCTGATTGCTGATATTATCTATGAATTTATTGACCCCAGGATAAAACAACAGGAGGCATTGGTATGA
- a CDS encoding hydrolase yields MTTELETQECCPRFDPAPWDGKLFEWKNKRFIKDSVTTQFYMPLNFGEVIMRMNEKVARAGAEMPDWLCLSDHTSESNMDLYLAVDKEVEGAENVTLNGKFLSKVYEGDFEKTAEWCQDFEAYAKSQSLEVKKWYMWYTTCPACAEKYGKNYVVIISEIE; encoded by the coding sequence ATGACCACTGAACTCGAAACTCAGGAATGTTGTCCTCGATTTGACCCCGCCCCCTGGGACGGAAAATTGTTTGAATGGAAAAATAAAAGATTCATCAAGGACTCGGTTACCACACAGTTTTACATGCCTCTGAATTTTGGAGAGGTAATAATGAGGATGAACGAGAAAGTTGCCAGGGCAGGTGCAGAAATGCCGGACTGGCTCTGTTTGTCGGACCACACCTCGGAAAGCAATATGGACCTTTATCTGGCTGTTGATAAAGAAGTGGAAGGCGCCGAAAACGTAACACTGAATGGGAAATTTTTGAGCAAAGTCTATGAGGGAGACTTCGAAAAAACAGCAGAATGGTGCCAGGACTTTGAAGCCTATGCAAAAAGCCAGAGCCTGGAAGTCAAGAAATGGTACATGTGGTATACTACTTGTCCGGCCTGTGCCGAAAAATACGGGAAAAATTATGTAGTGATTATTTCCGAAATAGAATAA
- a CDS encoding class I SAM-dependent methyltransferase: protein MKPSIIEVHDKSANVYDNMSVLIEYHGHEVLFGLTYEYLSPGNSVLDVGIGTGLSSYLFYKAGLKVYGIDGSKKMLDICKKKGFATELKLCDLVVDRWPYEDAKFENTIVCGVFHFFEKLDRFFEEANRVTKIGGIFSFTVMVSEEGLLSYTDIGSGLSIYYHNDFQIIELLNKCGFEILKYVTFFVYKTPDKKEKSMFRGYLAKKI, encoded by the coding sequence GTGAAACCCTCTATCATTGAAGTACATGACAAGTCTGCCAATGTCTACGATAATATGAGTGTACTGATAGAATATCATGGGCATGAAGTGCTTTTTGGGCTAACTTATGAATATTTATCTCCTGGGAATAGTGTCCTTGATGTCGGTATTGGTACAGGGCTCAGTTCATATTTGTTTTATAAGGCCGGTCTCAAGGTATACGGGATTGATGGCTCGAAAAAGATGCTCGATATATGCAAGAAAAAAGGATTCGCTACGGAACTTAAGTTGTGCGATTTGGTAGTAGATAGATGGCCCTATGAGGACGCAAAGTTCGAAAATACAATAGTATGTGGAGTATTCCATTTCTTTGAGAAACTGGACAGATTTTTTGAAGAAGCAAATCGCGTGACGAAAATTGGAGGTATCTTCAGCTTTACTGTTATGGTATCGGAAGAAGGCCTTTTGAGCTATACGGATATCGGTTCAGGTCTCTCCATATACTATCATAATGATTTTCAGATAATCGAACTGTTAAACAAATGTGGTTTTGAGATATTAAAGTATGTTACATTTTTTGTTTATAAAACACCTGATAAAAAAGAAAAGTCAATGTTTAGAGGGTATCTCGCAAAAAAGATTTGA
- a CDS encoding class I SAM-dependent methyltransferase yields MPLNPITYLLLLIDVARRKQFEKPLHGDKESLRFATPEPIARYRAQRLRCKVLADISCGIGGQTVFFAQQCELVYAVEIDPKKIEYAKQNCAMYGLDNVKFICGDALDPKVTEQIPAVDVIFSDPFRPAEENERHVSSLEPGIPNVLAAYGEKTRNFAFEAPPQMPPERILFDCEKEYISLDGQLNRLTLYFGGLKQYDRIAVALPAGEGLIPKYGLPQVKGTDKMKLCAYEPEPSVVAAELLPELAESMMQMAGPLMGGFELFRVDKKRLLLTSDALIKQSMIKNHYLVLKVCPFEPKEINKFLKGQNIGSVVLRAGVKPEEYWEVRNTVEKGLEGNKTVHLFVKDGTAILCEVIFND; encoded by the coding sequence TTGCCTTTAAATCCAATAACCTATCTACTACTCCTGATCGACGTGGCACGGAGAAAACAATTTGAGAAGCCCCTGCATGGGGATAAGGAAAGCCTGCGCTTTGCAACCCCTGAGCCAATTGCCCGTTACAGGGCGCAGCGTTTGAGATGTAAGGTCCTGGCTGACATTAGCTGCGGTATAGGAGGACAAACTGTCTTTTTTGCCCAGCAGTGCGAGCTCGTATATGCAGTAGAAATAGACCCCAAAAAAATCGAGTATGCAAAACAGAACTGTGCAATGTACGGACTTGATAACGTAAAATTCATTTGCGGGGACGCCCTTGACCCGAAAGTCACAGAGCAGATCCCGGCTGTTGATGTGATATTTTCCGATCCTTTCCGGCCGGCCGAAGAAAACGAAAGGCACGTTTCAAGCCTTGAGCCGGGAATTCCGAATGTACTGGCTGCTTACGGTGAAAAAACCCGAAATTTTGCCTTTGAAGCTCCGCCCCAGATGCCGCCGGAACGGATTCTTTTTGACTGCGAAAAAGAGTACATCTCGCTGGACGGGCAGCTCAACCGCCTTACCCTTTACTTCGGAGGGCTAAAGCAGTATGACCGTATAGCTGTGGCTCTGCCTGCAGGCGAAGGGCTGATTCCGAAATACGGACTTCCGCAGGTAAAGGGAACTGATAAAATGAAACTCTGCGCTTATGAGCCAGAACCGTCCGTAGTTGCAGCCGAACTGTTGCCTGAACTTGCAGAATCCATGATGCAGATGGCAGGGCCTCTTATGGGAGGTTTTGAACTTTTCAGAGTTGACAAAAAAAGACTTTTATTGACATCGGATGCCCTGATAAAGCAGTCCATGATCAAAAATCATTATCTGGTGCTAAAAGTCTGCCCATTTGAACCAAAAGAGATCAATAAATTCTTGAAAGGCCAGAATATAGGGAGCGTTGTCCTCAGAGCAGGCGTGAAGCCCGAAGAATACTGGGAAGTGCGAAATACGGTTGAAAAAGGCCTCGAAGGGAATAAAACCGTGCACCTGTTTGTAAAAGATGGAACTGCAATCCTTTGCGAAGTTATCTTTAACGATTGA